A window from Streptomyces griseiscabiei encodes these proteins:
- a CDS encoding TetR/AcrR family transcriptional regulator, with protein sequence METATATATSVRRKVPRPRADALRNRERIVTAAREMFVEFGPEVPLDEIARRAGVGNATLYRNFPDRDALVREVVCSVMDRTALAAEAALTETGDAFEALSRFVHTSADERVSALCPMVQSTFDKHHPDLEAARERLEEQVEGIMKRARDAGQLRADVGVGDLMIAVSQLSRPPAGTQCAGVDRFVHRHLQLFLDGLRAPAPSELPGAPVTVEDLRRPCSP encoded by the coding sequence CTGCGCAACCGGGAGCGGATCGTCACCGCCGCGCGGGAGATGTTCGTGGAGTTCGGCCCCGAGGTGCCGCTCGACGAGATCGCCCGCCGGGCGGGCGTCGGCAACGCCACGCTGTACCGCAACTTCCCCGACCGGGACGCACTGGTCCGCGAGGTCGTCTGCTCGGTCATGGACCGTACGGCGCTCGCGGCCGAGGCCGCGCTCACCGAGACCGGTGACGCGTTCGAGGCGCTGTCGCGCTTCGTGCACACCTCGGCCGACGAACGGGTCAGCGCGCTCTGCCCGATGGTCCAGAGCACGTTCGACAAGCACCACCCCGACCTGGAGGCGGCGCGCGAGCGTCTGGAGGAGCAGGTCGAAGGCATCATGAAGCGCGCCCGGGACGCCGGGCAGCTCCGCGCCGACGTGGGCGTCGGAGACCTGATGATCGCCGTCAGTCAACTCAGCAGGCCGCCGGCCGGCACCCAGTGCGCGGGCGTCGACCGCTTCGTCCACCGCCACCTGCAACTGTTCCTGGACGGGCTGCGCGCCCCGGCCCCCTCCGAACTGCCCGGTGCACCCGTGACCGTGGAGGACCTACGGAGGCCCTGCTCGCCCTGA
- a CDS encoding MFS transporter — MSKTSESNDAHATRWKALVFIALAQLMVVLDATIVNIALPSAQQDLGISDGNRQWVITAYALAFGGLLLFGGRISDIWGRKRTFVTGLIGFAGASALGGAATGEAMMLGARALQGAFGALLAPAALSLLAVMFTDAKERAKAFGIYGAIAGGGGAVGLILGGFLTEYLDWRWTFFVNIPFAIIAAVGAYLVIREPEGGRNRSPLDIPGVVLSTLGLVSLVYGFTRAESDGWGDSMTITLFVASAVLLAAFVFVESKVKAPLLPLRVLLERNRGGVYLSLGLAIIAMFGLFLFLTYYLQIVKGYSPVKTGFAFLPMIAGMIIGSTQIGTRLMTRVAPRLLMAPGFLVAGLGMLLLTQMEVDSSYAALLLPAQLLLGLGMGTAFMPAMSLATHGVEARDAGVASAMVNTSQQVGGAIGTALLNTIAASATTSYIADHIGSATSKPAAQLVQLEGMVNGYTNAIWFAVAILVASAAIAFTLVTTGKPDMTATTAEGEDATNEVKVPVIAH; from the coding sequence ATGTCCAAGACATCCGAGAGCAACGACGCGCACGCCACCCGCTGGAAAGCGCTCGTCTTCATCGCCCTGGCCCAGCTGATGGTCGTGCTCGACGCCACCATCGTGAACATCGCCCTCCCGTCCGCCCAGCAGGACCTCGGGATATCGGACGGCAACCGCCAGTGGGTCATCACCGCGTACGCGCTGGCCTTCGGTGGTCTGCTCCTCTTCGGCGGCCGTATCTCCGACATCTGGGGCCGCAAGCGCACCTTCGTCACCGGTCTGATCGGCTTCGCCGGTGCCTCCGCGCTGGGTGGCGCGGCCACCGGTGAGGCGATGATGCTGGGCGCCCGCGCGCTCCAGGGCGCCTTCGGCGCGCTGCTCGCGCCCGCCGCGCTCTCCCTCCTCGCGGTGATGTTCACCGACGCCAAGGAGCGCGCCAAGGCGTTCGGCATCTACGGCGCGATCGCCGGTGGCGGCGGCGCCGTGGGCCTCATCCTCGGCGGTTTCCTCACCGAGTACCTGGACTGGCGCTGGACGTTCTTCGTCAACATCCCGTTCGCGATCATCGCGGCGGTCGGCGCGTACCTCGTCATCCGTGAGCCCGAGGGCGGCCGCAACCGCTCCCCGCTCGACATCCCCGGCGTGGTGCTGTCCACCCTGGGCCTGGTCTCCCTCGTCTACGGCTTCACGCGGGCCGAGTCCGACGGCTGGGGCGACTCGATGACGATCACCCTGTTCGTCGCCTCGGCGGTGCTCCTCGCGGCCTTCGTGTTCGTCGAGTCCAAGGTGAAGGCCCCGCTGCTGCCCCTGCGTGTGCTCCTGGAGCGCAACCGCGGCGGTGTCTACCTCTCCCTCGGCCTCGCGATCATCGCGATGTTCGGCCTGTTCCTCTTCCTCACCTACTACCTGCAGATCGTGAAGGGGTACTCCCCGGTCAAGACCGGTTTCGCCTTCCTGCCCATGATCGCGGGCATGATCATCGGCTCGACCCAGATCGGCACCCGGCTGATGACCCGGGTCGCGCCGCGCCTGCTGATGGCCCCCGGCTTCCTGGTCGCCGGCCTCGGCATGCTGCTGCTGACGCAGATGGAGGTCGACTCCTCGTACGCCGCCCTGCTCCTGCCGGCCCAGCTGCTGCTCGGCCTCGGTATGGGTACGGCGTTCATGCCGGCGATGTCCCTGGCGACCCACGGCGTCGAAGCACGTGACGCGGGCGTGGCCTCCGCCATGGTCAACACCTCCCAGCAGGTCGGCGGCGCCATCGGTACGGCTCTGCTGAACACGATCGCGGCCTCGGCCACCACGTCCTACATCGCGGACCACATAGGATCGGCCACCTCGAAGCCGGCCGCCCAGCTGGTCCAGCTGGAGGGCATGGTCAACGGCTACACCAACGCCATCTGGTTCGCCGTGGCCATCCTCGTGGCCTCCGCCGCCATCGCCTTCACCCTCGTCACGACGGGCAAGCCCGACATGACGGCGACGACGGCCGAGGGCGAGGACGCGACGAACGAGGTCAAGGTCCCGGTGATCGCCCACTGA
- a CDS encoding MarR family winged helix-turn-helix transcriptional regulator, whose amino-acid sequence MTTPSAEEEPRWLTDEEQRTWLAYVHATALFEDHLDRQLQRDAGMPHLYYHLLVVLSSAPQRRLRMTELAMQTKITRSRLSHAVARLEKNGWVRREDCPSDKRGQFTVLTDGGYEMLSKSAPGHVAAVRQALFDRLSAEQQKALGEIMEIVAEGLQPSEAGADLPWLR is encoded by the coding sequence ATGACGACCCCATCCGCTGAGGAAGAACCCCGCTGGCTCACCGACGAGGAGCAGCGCACCTGGCTCGCCTATGTGCACGCGACAGCCCTGTTCGAGGACCATCTCGACCGTCAGCTGCAGCGCGACGCGGGCATGCCGCACCTCTACTACCACCTGCTGGTGGTGCTGTCCTCGGCGCCGCAGCGGCGGCTGCGGATGACGGAACTGGCGATGCAGACGAAGATCACGCGGTCGCGGCTGTCGCACGCCGTGGCGCGGCTGGAGAAGAACGGATGGGTGCGGCGCGAGGACTGCCCCTCGGACAAGCGGGGGCAGTTCACGGTGCTCACCGACGGCGGGTACGAGATGCTCTCGAAGAGCGCGCCGGGGCATGTGGCGGCGGTGCGGCAGGCACTGTTCGACCGGCTCTCGGCGGAGCAGCAGAAGGCCCTCGGCGAGATCATGGAGATCGTGGCGGAGGGGTTGCAGCCGAGCGAGGCGGGGGCGGACCTGCCTTGGCTGCGGTAG
- a CDS encoding dioxygenase family protein: MSAATAERMPALYLSHGAPPLADDPIWPGELAAWAATLPRPKAVLMVSAHWEEAPLALGAVDPVPLVYDFWGFPEHYYTVKYGAPGAPELAASVRKLLQAPGTPVQDIPDRGLDHGAYVPLVEMFPDADIPVLQISMPTLDPVRLMDIGRRLAPLRDEGVLIIGSGFFTHNLAALRQPGIPTWSAEFDDWGRRALESRDWDGLLDFLHKSPAGQLAHPRTEHFAPLFVTMGAAEAAGELDAQRSVIDGFWLGLAKRSVQFG, from the coding sequence ATGTCCGCCGCCACCGCCGAGCGCATGCCCGCCCTGTATCTGAGCCACGGGGCCCCGCCGCTCGCCGACGACCCGATCTGGCCCGGCGAACTCGCCGCCTGGGCCGCGACCCTGCCCCGCCCCAAGGCCGTCCTCATGGTCTCCGCCCACTGGGAGGAGGCCCCCCTCGCCCTCGGCGCGGTCGATCCCGTCCCCCTCGTCTACGACTTCTGGGGCTTCCCCGAGCACTACTACACGGTGAAGTACGGCGCCCCGGGCGCCCCCGAGCTGGCCGCCTCGGTCCGCAAGCTCCTCCAGGCCCCCGGCACCCCCGTCCAGGACATCCCGGACCGGGGTCTCGACCACGGCGCGTACGTCCCCCTCGTCGAGATGTTCCCGGACGCCGACATCCCGGTCCTGCAGATCTCCATGCCGACGCTGGACCCCGTGAGGCTGATGGACATCGGCCGCAGGCTCGCGCCGCTGCGCGACGAGGGCGTGCTGATCATCGGCTCCGGCTTCTTCACCCACAACCTCGCCGCCCTCCGCCAGCCCGGCATCCCCACCTGGTCCGCCGAGTTCGACGACTGGGGCCGGCGTGCCCTCGAATCCCGCGACTGGGACGGCCTCCTCGACTTCCTCCACAAGTCCCCGGCCGGACAGCTGGCCCACCCCCGCACCGAGCACTTCGCCCCGCTCTTCGTCACGATGGGCGCGGCCGAGGCCGCCGGTGAGCTGGACGCCCAGAGGTCGGTGATCGACGGCTTCTGGCTGGGCCTGGCGAAGCGGTCGGTGCAGTTCGGCTAG
- a CDS encoding DUF1330 domain-containing protein, which yields MPAYAIAHLQDAAPHPEIAEYIERIPATFEPYGGRFLVHVAAHEVKEGSWPGAVVMIGFPGIAEARSWWDSPAYQEIAPLRSRHIEGDIILVEGVPEGYDPATTANAMRQALSAEG from the coding sequence ATGCCCGCCTATGCCATCGCCCATCTGCAGGACGCCGCCCCGCACCCGGAGATCGCCGAGTACATCGAGCGCATCCCCGCCACCTTCGAACCGTACGGCGGCCGCTTCCTCGTCCATGTCGCCGCGCACGAGGTGAAGGAGGGGAGCTGGCCCGGAGCGGTCGTGATGATCGGCTTCCCCGGCATCGCGGAGGCGCGGAGCTGGTGGGACTCGCCCGCGTACCAGGAGATCGCCCCGCTGCGGTCACGCCACATCGAGGGCGACATCATCCTGGTCGAAGGGGTCCCCGAGGGCTACGACCCCGCCACCACGGCGAACGCGATGAGGCAGGCCCTGTCCGCGGAGGGGTGA
- a CDS encoding GNAT family N-acetyltransferase has product MSAKSAEVQVRPGVETDLAALTDLYNHYVRETPITFDTAVFTPEERRPWLLSHPEDGPHRLMVATSGDSQRILGYATSSAFRGKPAYDTSVEVSVYLAPDAGGRGVGTLLYKALFEALADEDVHRAYAGIAQPNEASTRLHERFGFRYVGTYREVGRKFGRYWDVAWYEKGL; this is encoded by the coding sequence CAGAGGTGCAGGTCAGACCGGGAGTCGAGACCGACCTCGCCGCCCTCACCGACCTCTACAACCACTACGTCCGTGAGACGCCGATCACATTCGATACCGCTGTGTTCACTCCGGAAGAGCGCCGCCCTTGGCTGCTCTCCCACCCTGAAGACGGCCCGCACCGCCTGATGGTTGCCACCTCGGGCGACTCACAGCGGATTCTTGGATACGCCACGAGCAGCGCGTTTCGCGGAAAACCGGCGTACGACACCTCGGTGGAGGTGTCCGTGTACCTCGCCCCGGACGCGGGCGGCCGGGGCGTGGGCACACTGCTGTACAAGGCGCTGTTCGAGGCACTCGCCGACGAGGACGTGCATCGCGCCTACGCGGGCATCGCCCAGCCGAACGAGGCGTCGACGCGGCTGCACGAGCGGTTCGGGTTCCGGTACGTCGGCACGTACCGGGAGGTCGGGCGGAAGTTCGGGCGGTACTGGGACGTGGCCTGGTACGAGAAGGGGCTGTGA